A window of the Scleropages formosus chromosome 21, fSclFor1.1, whole genome shotgun sequence genome harbors these coding sequences:
- the eif4enif1 gene encoding eukaryotic translation initiation factor 4E transporter isoform X7, whose translation MEKDECVEEQENSVVLVALPKEHMASPYRYTKEKLLEIKELPCSNERPECLSEKYDSDGVWDPEKWHASLYSSSERASPVDGYKKDYSDDRVPLKRRFADPRERLKEDDLDVVLSPQRRSFGGGCQGNAVPAHQSRQAVSPLENKENESLRLVGARRIGSGRIMAARAFERDARADKDVRERERDFKDKRFRRDFSDKRVFSERRRNESYTEEEPEWFSGGPTSQSETIELIGFDDKVLQEDKPRPKRSRKRSESVKEAVECNGDLVEDVELDKEPGVDRVAMQSEVQAEPATGDFDFNEFFNLEKTMPGLASQPPPDLPLSLPEAQVSPAQRKNILQELLGPQGPPRGTSPTLLSNLLGSADPGSSLLRQGAPSPSLYPRRTPSPDYYPGRVQPSTGFVVGPQPLLPEPFTELHRPLSPGPTTQQMRGHSMGVDPATLEALTVQQDLALHAHQLYQQGFSKLSQEKLFRNSRPPRMNRSPIPGGHRAGSSSPGCTVTSMLSPSFTPTSVIRKMYESKEKSRDEPSSRPESKENVLRSQEVSSTTPDSFLEGAEDRSSPATGGKPTFPRSACSTPLSGQARNSKDPERSHQNTSGHHTPTVVSPGPASPFPRPVYQVPLLSHVPLVRPPPPQLHPSVVQRMLAQGLQPQQLPPALLQAGVFPQGVDLSQVQGLPPGLLGQPFYTVGAAGHPLLPRAGNPMQLAVLQQQLQQQRAVPGAPHLPSSVSQSHGMQRTAHSQRRGGSPPLGLAKWFGTDVLQQPLPSMPAKVISVDELEFRQ comes from the exons ATGGAGAAGGATGAGTGTGTGGAAGAGCAGGAGAACAGCGTGGTGTTGGTGGCACTGCCCAAGGAGCACATGGCGTCTCCGTACAGGTACACCAAG GAAAAACTTCTGGAGATAAAAGAGCTTCCATGTTCTAATGAGAGACCTGAATGCCTTTCTGAGAAATATGACAG TGATGGTGTGTGGGACCCAGAGAAGTGGCATGCTTCACTGTACTCGAGCTCAGAACGCGCATCGCCTGTGGACGGCTATAAGAAAGACTACAGTGATGACAGGGTCCCCTTAAAGCGCAGATTTGCAG ACCCCCGTGAGAGACTGAAAGAAGATGACCTGGATGTGGTGCTTAGCCCCCAACGCCGTAGCTTTGGTGGGGGATGCCAAGGCAATGCAGTACCTGCGCATCAGTCTCGCCAAGCTGTTAGCCCactggaaaacaaggaaaatgaGAGCTTGAGGCTGGTTGGGGCACGGCGCATTGGCAGTGGACGCATCATGGCAGCACGTGCCTTTGAAAGGGATGCTCGTGCAGACAAGGATGTCCGGGAAAGGGAGCGTGACTTCAAGGACAAAAGATTTAGG AGAGATTTTTCAGACAAGCGTGTCTTcagtgagagaagaagaaaTGAGTCATACACAGAGGAAGAGCCAGAGTGGTTTTCTGGTGGTCCCACTAGTCAGTCGGAGACCATTGAACTCATTGGCTTTGATGACAAGGTCCTTCAGGAGGATAAACCCAGACCTAAACGCTCACGGAAAAGATCAGAGTCTGTGAAAGAAG CTGTAGAATGTAATGGGGACCTGGTGGAGGATGTTGAGCTGGACAAAGAGCCTGGGGTTGACCGAGTAGCCATGCAGAGTGAAGTGCAGGCAGAACCTGCAACAGGAGACTTTGACTTCAACGAGTTCTTCAACCTGGAGAAGACCATGCCTGGTCTGGCCTCG CAGCCACCTCCAGATCTGCCTCTGTCACTACCAGAAGCCCAGGTGTCCCCAGCACAGCGAAAGAACATCTTGCAG GAACTCCTGGGTCCCCAGGGTCCACCACGTGGGACCTCTCCTACTCTACTGAGCAATCTGCTTGGTAGTGCTGACCCAGGCTCAAGTCTACTGAGGCAGGGGGCACCATCACCGTCTCTCTACCCTCGGAGGACCCCTTCTCCTGACTATTACCCTGGGCGTGTTCAACCTTCAACTG GATTTGTTGTTGGGCCACAGCCTCTTCTGCCTGAGCCTTTTACAGAACTGCATAGACCCCTGAGTCCTGGGCCCACCACTCAGCAG ATGAGGGGACACTCTATGGGTGTTGACCCAGCCACCCTAGAGGCCCTTACTGTCCAGCAGGACTTGGCTCTACATGCACACCAGCTTTACCAGCAAGGCTTCAGTAAGCTGTCCCAGGAAAAGCTGTTTCGTAACAG CAGGCCGCCGAGAATGAACAGATCCCCCATTCCAGGTGGCCACCGAGCTGGAAGTAGTTCACCTGGCTGCACAGTCACCAGCATG CTGTCACCATCCTTTACACCCACATCTGTGATCCGGAAGATGTACGAATCTAAGGAGAAGAGCCGTGATGAGCCAAGTAGTCGGCCAGAAAGTAAGGAAAACGTACTGCGCTCTCAGGAAG TGAGCAGTACCACCCCAGACTCATTCCTTGAAGGTGCAGAGGACAGGAGCTCCCCAGCTACAGGGGGGAAGCCCACCTTCCCTCGCTCTGCTTGCTCAACACCTCTCTCTGGCCAAGCAAGAAACTCTAAGGACCCAGAGCGCTCACACCAAAACACTTCTGGTCACCACACTCCCACCGTTGTGTCCCCTGGGCCTGCTTCACCTTTCCCTCGGCCTGTCTACCAGGTGCCGCTGCTATCCCATGTGCCTCTGGTGCGCCCCCCACCACCGCAGCTCCATCCCAGTGTAGTACAGAGAATGCTGGCCCAGGGCCTGCAGCCCCAGCAATTGCCCCCAGCACTCTTACAGGCAG GTGTCTTCCCTCAGGGTGTTGATTTATCCCAGGTGCAAGGTCTGCCCCCTGGACTCCTGGGTCAGCCATTCTACACTGTAGGAGCTGCAGGACACCCACTTCTCCCACGTGCTGGCAATCCAATGCAGCTGgcagtactgcagcagcagttgCAACAACAAAGAGCAG TCCCTGGTGCTCCTCATCTTCCTAGTAGTGTTTCCCAGAGTCATGGCATGCAGCGGACAGCCCACTCCCAGCGGCGCGGAGGCAGCCCACCCCTTGGTCTGGCTAAGTGGTTCGGCACAGATGTGCTGCAACAGCCGCTGCCCTCCATGCCAGCCAAGGTGATCAGTGTGGATGAACTTGAGTTTCGTCAGTGA
- the eif4enif1 gene encoding eukaryotic translation initiation factor 4E transporter isoform X3, with translation MEKDECVEEQENSVVLVALPKEHMASPYRYTKEKLLEIKELPCSNERPECLSEKYDSDGVWDPEKWHASLYSSSERASPVDGYKKDYSDDRVPLKRRFADPRERLKEDDLDVVLSPQRRSFGGGCQGNAVPAHQSRQAVSPLENKENESLRLVGARRIGSGRIMAARAFERDARADKDVRERERDFKDKRFRRDFSDKRVFSERRRNESYTEEEPEWFSGGPTSQSETIELIGFDDKVLQEDKPRPKRSRKRSESVKEAVECNGDLVEDVELDKEPGVDRVAMQSEVQAEPATGDFDFNEFFNLEKTMPGLASMIEDVLSEGSVSASRFSRWFSSNASPSGSRSSSLRSTPHEELERLAALGFVLGLEPQSTSSSHGLASYFTPIQSVEKKEKVDILELLQKAKIDLKPLLSSLSVNKERLRESTNSGVVLSLEEVEVGLKALKVDASAGVEKQQLEQKQCQHGTGTPFMAEHLEEALTGQTSVNTHPRDADMSAFNKLVSSMKASGTLPTQPKVNQQPPPDLPLSLPEAQVSPAQRKNILQELLGPQGPPRGTSPTLLSNLLGSADPGSSLLRQGAPSPSLYPRRTPSPDYYPGRVQPSTGFVVGPQPLLPEPFTELHRPLSPGPTTQQMRGHSMGVDPATLEALTVQQDLALHAHQLYQQGFSKLSQEKLFRNRPPRMNRSPIPGGHRAGSSSPGCTVTSMLSPSFTPTSVIRKMYESKEKSRDEPSSRPESKENVLRSQEVSSTTPDSFLEGAEDRSSPATGGKPTFPRSACSTPLSGQARNSKDPERSHQNTSGHHTPTVVSPGPASPFPRPVYQVPLLSHVPLVRPPPPQLHPSVVQRMLAQGLQPQQLPPALLQAGVFPQGVDLSQVQGLPPGLLGQPFYTVGAAGHPLLPRAGNPMQLAVLQQQLQQQRAVPGAPHLPSSVSQSHGMQRTAHSQRRGGSPPLGLAKWFGTDVLQQPLPSMPAKVISVDELEFRQ, from the exons ATGGAGAAGGATGAGTGTGTGGAAGAGCAGGAGAACAGCGTGGTGTTGGTGGCACTGCCCAAGGAGCACATGGCGTCTCCGTACAGGTACACCAAG GAAAAACTTCTGGAGATAAAAGAGCTTCCATGTTCTAATGAGAGACCTGAATGCCTTTCTGAGAAATATGACAG TGATGGTGTGTGGGACCCAGAGAAGTGGCATGCTTCACTGTACTCGAGCTCAGAACGCGCATCGCCTGTGGACGGCTATAAGAAAGACTACAGTGATGACAGGGTCCCCTTAAAGCGCAGATTTGCAG ACCCCCGTGAGAGACTGAAAGAAGATGACCTGGATGTGGTGCTTAGCCCCCAACGCCGTAGCTTTGGTGGGGGATGCCAAGGCAATGCAGTACCTGCGCATCAGTCTCGCCAAGCTGTTAGCCCactggaaaacaaggaaaatgaGAGCTTGAGGCTGGTTGGGGCACGGCGCATTGGCAGTGGACGCATCATGGCAGCACGTGCCTTTGAAAGGGATGCTCGTGCAGACAAGGATGTCCGGGAAAGGGAGCGTGACTTCAAGGACAAAAGATTTAGG AGAGATTTTTCAGACAAGCGTGTCTTcagtgagagaagaagaaaTGAGTCATACACAGAGGAAGAGCCAGAGTGGTTTTCTGGTGGTCCCACTAGTCAGTCGGAGACCATTGAACTCATTGGCTTTGATGACAAGGTCCTTCAGGAGGATAAACCCAGACCTAAACGCTCACGGAAAAGATCAGAGTCTGTGAAAGAAG CTGTAGAATGTAATGGGGACCTGGTGGAGGATGTTGAGCTGGACAAAGAGCCTGGGGTTGACCGAGTAGCCATGCAGAGTGAAGTGCAGGCAGAACCTGCAACAGGAGACTTTGACTTCAACGAGTTCTTCAACCTGGAGAAGACCATGCCTGGTCTGGCCTCG ATGATTGAAGATGTCCTGAGTGAGGGTTCCGTATCAGCCAGCCGCTTCAGTCGCTGGTTTTCCAGCAATGCGAGTCCCTCTGGCAGCCGCTCGAGCAGCTTGCGCTCCACCCCTCATGAAGAGCTGGAGAGACTTGCAG CTCTTGGGTTTGTTTTAGGCCTGGAACCACAGTCTACGTCTTCCAGTCACGGTCTGGCTTCTTACTTCACTCCTATTcagtctgtggagaagaaggagaaagtgGACATCTTAGAGCTGCTTCAAAAAGCCAAGATTGATCTGAAACCCTTACTATCCAGTTTATCTGTCAATAAAGAGAGGCTACGTGAGAGCA CAAACTCAGGTGTGGTGTTGTCTCTGGAGGAAGTAGAAGTTGGACTGAAGGCCCTAAAGGTAGATGCTTCAGCAGGGGTGGAAAAGCAACAGCTGGAGCAAAAGCAGTGTCAGCATGGAACAGGCACACCTTTTATGGCTGAACATTTGGAAGAGGCACTGACTGGTCAGACCAGTGTTAACACCCACCCACGTGATGCTGACATGTCTGCCTTTAACAAGTTGGTCAGCAGCATGAAGGCAAGTGGCACACTGCCCACCCAACCCAAGGTCAAT CAGCAGCCACCTCCAGATCTGCCTCTGTCACTACCAGAAGCCCAGGTGTCCCCAGCACAGCGAAAGAACATCTTGCAG GAACTCCTGGGTCCCCAGGGTCCACCACGTGGGACCTCTCCTACTCTACTGAGCAATCTGCTTGGTAGTGCTGACCCAGGCTCAAGTCTACTGAGGCAGGGGGCACCATCACCGTCTCTCTACCCTCGGAGGACCCCTTCTCCTGACTATTACCCTGGGCGTGTTCAACCTTCAACTG GATTTGTTGTTGGGCCACAGCCTCTTCTGCCTGAGCCTTTTACAGAACTGCATAGACCCCTGAGTCCTGGGCCCACCACTCAGCAG ATGAGGGGACACTCTATGGGTGTTGACCCAGCCACCCTAGAGGCCCTTACTGTCCAGCAGGACTTGGCTCTACATGCACACCAGCTTTACCAGCAAGGCTTCAGTAAGCTGTCCCAGGAAAAGCTGTTTCGTAACAG GCCGCCGAGAATGAACAGATCCCCCATTCCAGGTGGCCACCGAGCTGGAAGTAGTTCACCTGGCTGCACAGTCACCAGCATG CTGTCACCATCCTTTACACCCACATCTGTGATCCGGAAGATGTACGAATCTAAGGAGAAGAGCCGTGATGAGCCAAGTAGTCGGCCAGAAAGTAAGGAAAACGTACTGCGCTCTCAGGAAG TGAGCAGTACCACCCCAGACTCATTCCTTGAAGGTGCAGAGGACAGGAGCTCCCCAGCTACAGGGGGGAAGCCCACCTTCCCTCGCTCTGCTTGCTCAACACCTCTCTCTGGCCAAGCAAGAAACTCTAAGGACCCAGAGCGCTCACACCAAAACACTTCTGGTCACCACACTCCCACCGTTGTGTCCCCTGGGCCTGCTTCACCTTTCCCTCGGCCTGTCTACCAGGTGCCGCTGCTATCCCATGTGCCTCTGGTGCGCCCCCCACCACCGCAGCTCCATCCCAGTGTAGTACAGAGAATGCTGGCCCAGGGCCTGCAGCCCCAGCAATTGCCCCCAGCACTCTTACAGGCAG GTGTCTTCCCTCAGGGTGTTGATTTATCCCAGGTGCAAGGTCTGCCCCCTGGACTCCTGGGTCAGCCATTCTACACTGTAGGAGCTGCAGGACACCCACTTCTCCCACGTGCTGGCAATCCAATGCAGCTGgcagtactgcagcagcagttgCAACAACAAAGAGCAG TCCCTGGTGCTCCTCATCTTCCTAGTAGTGTTTCCCAGAGTCATGGCATGCAGCGGACAGCCCACTCCCAGCGGCGCGGAGGCAGCCCACCCCTTGGTCTGGCTAAGTGGTTCGGCACAGATGTGCTGCAACAGCCGCTGCCCTCCATGCCAGCCAAGGTGATCAGTGTGGATGAACTTGAGTTTCGTCAGTGA
- the eif4enif1 gene encoding eukaryotic translation initiation factor 4E transporter isoform X1, with translation MEKDECVEEQENSVVLVALPKEHMASPYRYTKEKLLEIKELPCSNERPECLSEKYDSDGVWDPEKWHASLYSSSERASPVDGYKKDYSDDRVPLKRRFADPRERLKEDDLDVVLSPQRRSFGGGCQGNAVPAHQSRQAVSPLENKENESLRLVGARRIGSGRIMAARAFERDARADKDVRERERDFKDKRFRRDFSDKRVFSERRRNESYTEEEPEWFSGGPTSQSETIELIGFDDKVLQEDKPRPKRSRKRSESVKEAVECNGDLVEDVELDKEPGVDRVAMQSEVQAEPATGDFDFNEFFNLEKTMPGLASMIEDVLSEGSVSASRFSRWFSSNASPSGSRSSSLRSTPHEELERLAALGFVLGLEPQSTSSSHGLASYFTPIQSVEKKEKVDILELLQKAKIDLKPLLSSLSVNKERLRESTNSGVVLSLEEVEVGLKALKVDASAGVEKQQLEQKQCQHGTGTPFMAEHLEEALTGQTSVNTHPRDADMSAFNKLVSSMKASGTLPTQPKVNQQPPPDLPLSLPEAQVSPAQRKNILQELLGPQGPPRGTSPTLLSNLLGSADPGSSLLRQGAPSPSLYPRRTPSPDYYPGRVQPSTGFVVGPQPLLPEPFTELHRPLSPGPTTQQMRGHSMGVDPATLEALTVQQDLALHAHQLYQQGFSKLSQEKLFRNSRPPRMNRSPIPGGHRAGSSSPGCTVTSMLSPSFTPTSVIRKMYESKEKSRDEPSSRPESKENVLRSQEVSSTTPDSFLEGAEDRSSPATGGKPTFPRSACSTPLSGQARNSKDPERSHQNTSGHHTPTVVSPGPASPFPRPVYQVPLLSHVPLVRPPPPQLHPSVVQRMLAQGLQPQQLPPALLQAGVFPQGVDLSQVQGLPPGLLGQPFYTVGAAGHPLLPRAGNPMQLAVLQQQLQQQRAVPGAPHLPSSVSQSHGMQRTAHSQRRGGSPPLGLAKWFGTDVLQQPLPSMPAKVISVDELEFRQ, from the exons ATGGAGAAGGATGAGTGTGTGGAAGAGCAGGAGAACAGCGTGGTGTTGGTGGCACTGCCCAAGGAGCACATGGCGTCTCCGTACAGGTACACCAAG GAAAAACTTCTGGAGATAAAAGAGCTTCCATGTTCTAATGAGAGACCTGAATGCCTTTCTGAGAAATATGACAG TGATGGTGTGTGGGACCCAGAGAAGTGGCATGCTTCACTGTACTCGAGCTCAGAACGCGCATCGCCTGTGGACGGCTATAAGAAAGACTACAGTGATGACAGGGTCCCCTTAAAGCGCAGATTTGCAG ACCCCCGTGAGAGACTGAAAGAAGATGACCTGGATGTGGTGCTTAGCCCCCAACGCCGTAGCTTTGGTGGGGGATGCCAAGGCAATGCAGTACCTGCGCATCAGTCTCGCCAAGCTGTTAGCCCactggaaaacaaggaaaatgaGAGCTTGAGGCTGGTTGGGGCACGGCGCATTGGCAGTGGACGCATCATGGCAGCACGTGCCTTTGAAAGGGATGCTCGTGCAGACAAGGATGTCCGGGAAAGGGAGCGTGACTTCAAGGACAAAAGATTTAGG AGAGATTTTTCAGACAAGCGTGTCTTcagtgagagaagaagaaaTGAGTCATACACAGAGGAAGAGCCAGAGTGGTTTTCTGGTGGTCCCACTAGTCAGTCGGAGACCATTGAACTCATTGGCTTTGATGACAAGGTCCTTCAGGAGGATAAACCCAGACCTAAACGCTCACGGAAAAGATCAGAGTCTGTGAAAGAAG CTGTAGAATGTAATGGGGACCTGGTGGAGGATGTTGAGCTGGACAAAGAGCCTGGGGTTGACCGAGTAGCCATGCAGAGTGAAGTGCAGGCAGAACCTGCAACAGGAGACTTTGACTTCAACGAGTTCTTCAACCTGGAGAAGACCATGCCTGGTCTGGCCTCG ATGATTGAAGATGTCCTGAGTGAGGGTTCCGTATCAGCCAGCCGCTTCAGTCGCTGGTTTTCCAGCAATGCGAGTCCCTCTGGCAGCCGCTCGAGCAGCTTGCGCTCCACCCCTCATGAAGAGCTGGAGAGACTTGCAG CTCTTGGGTTTGTTTTAGGCCTGGAACCACAGTCTACGTCTTCCAGTCACGGTCTGGCTTCTTACTTCACTCCTATTcagtctgtggagaagaaggagaaagtgGACATCTTAGAGCTGCTTCAAAAAGCCAAGATTGATCTGAAACCCTTACTATCCAGTTTATCTGTCAATAAAGAGAGGCTACGTGAGAGCA CAAACTCAGGTGTGGTGTTGTCTCTGGAGGAAGTAGAAGTTGGACTGAAGGCCCTAAAGGTAGATGCTTCAGCAGGGGTGGAAAAGCAACAGCTGGAGCAAAAGCAGTGTCAGCATGGAACAGGCACACCTTTTATGGCTGAACATTTGGAAGAGGCACTGACTGGTCAGACCAGTGTTAACACCCACCCACGTGATGCTGACATGTCTGCCTTTAACAAGTTGGTCAGCAGCATGAAGGCAAGTGGCACACTGCCCACCCAACCCAAGGTCAAT CAGCAGCCACCTCCAGATCTGCCTCTGTCACTACCAGAAGCCCAGGTGTCCCCAGCACAGCGAAAGAACATCTTGCAG GAACTCCTGGGTCCCCAGGGTCCACCACGTGGGACCTCTCCTACTCTACTGAGCAATCTGCTTGGTAGTGCTGACCCAGGCTCAAGTCTACTGAGGCAGGGGGCACCATCACCGTCTCTCTACCCTCGGAGGACCCCTTCTCCTGACTATTACCCTGGGCGTGTTCAACCTTCAACTG GATTTGTTGTTGGGCCACAGCCTCTTCTGCCTGAGCCTTTTACAGAACTGCATAGACCCCTGAGTCCTGGGCCCACCACTCAGCAG ATGAGGGGACACTCTATGGGTGTTGACCCAGCCACCCTAGAGGCCCTTACTGTCCAGCAGGACTTGGCTCTACATGCACACCAGCTTTACCAGCAAGGCTTCAGTAAGCTGTCCCAGGAAAAGCTGTTTCGTAACAG CAGGCCGCCGAGAATGAACAGATCCCCCATTCCAGGTGGCCACCGAGCTGGAAGTAGTTCACCTGGCTGCACAGTCACCAGCATG CTGTCACCATCCTTTACACCCACATCTGTGATCCGGAAGATGTACGAATCTAAGGAGAAGAGCCGTGATGAGCCAAGTAGTCGGCCAGAAAGTAAGGAAAACGTACTGCGCTCTCAGGAAG TGAGCAGTACCACCCCAGACTCATTCCTTGAAGGTGCAGAGGACAGGAGCTCCCCAGCTACAGGGGGGAAGCCCACCTTCCCTCGCTCTGCTTGCTCAACACCTCTCTCTGGCCAAGCAAGAAACTCTAAGGACCCAGAGCGCTCACACCAAAACACTTCTGGTCACCACACTCCCACCGTTGTGTCCCCTGGGCCTGCTTCACCTTTCCCTCGGCCTGTCTACCAGGTGCCGCTGCTATCCCATGTGCCTCTGGTGCGCCCCCCACCACCGCAGCTCCATCCCAGTGTAGTACAGAGAATGCTGGCCCAGGGCCTGCAGCCCCAGCAATTGCCCCCAGCACTCTTACAGGCAG GTGTCTTCCCTCAGGGTGTTGATTTATCCCAGGTGCAAGGTCTGCCCCCTGGACTCCTGGGTCAGCCATTCTACACTGTAGGAGCTGCAGGACACCCACTTCTCCCACGTGCTGGCAATCCAATGCAGCTGgcagtactgcagcagcagttgCAACAACAAAGAGCAG TCCCTGGTGCTCCTCATCTTCCTAGTAGTGTTTCCCAGAGTCATGGCATGCAGCGGACAGCCCACTCCCAGCGGCGCGGAGGCAGCCCACCCCTTGGTCTGGCTAAGTGGTTCGGCACAGATGTGCTGCAACAGCCGCTGCCCTCCATGCCAGCCAAGGTGATCAGTGTGGATGAACTTGAGTTTCGTCAGTGA